The Wansuia hejianensis genomic interval CCTGCCAGATAGACGGCTGCGCCTGCAGCGGCCAGTCCGGCAGCGATCTCTGTGCCGTAAGTATATTCCGGATAAGTCACAAGAGCGTGCTTACCGGCCAGTGAAAATTTGTCAAGAATATTCATAATTTATCTCCTGATTTTCGTCCGGGGTCTGAGGTTTACCGTTCTTTGATTTCAGAAAGCATTACTTTTCTTCCGCCTTCTTCACGGCTGCGGATTCCGGCGATGATAATCTTCATCATCTCGATTGTATCCTCGAACGGGCAAGGTTCTTCCCCGGTGCGCAGATAGTGCACAAAGTTGTCCATCTGTTTCTTGAATGCGTAATAGGAGTCGCCATCCTTGACCAAGGTGGAGCCGCCTTCACCCAGAATCATGATTCCAAGTCCGGCCATACCGATTCCCATGGGAATGTCCACATAACAGCCACTCTCGTGGTGGAGATGGACCATGGTGCTCTCATAGGTTCCGGTGTTCTGCACGGAATCGAATCCCCGTCCCAGCAGGTTAAACATGCCTTCAACCGCGTGAATTCCGTAGGTTTCCCATTTTTTGGCCATGGGGCTGCAGATGTAGCGGAGCTTGCCGAACTCGTAGTGGTTCTCATAGAAGGGCTCCATAGCCTTGCTGTAGCGCATGGAGGAGGAAGATATGAAATGTGCTCCCTCATCACGCCATTTTACAAATGTCTTCAGATCTTCTTCATTATCAACCAGAGGTTTATCGATGAACATGGGCAGCCCTGCTTCCAGGAAAGGACGGCAGCGCTCGATGTGCTCAGCGCCGATATCGGTGGCACAGATAACGGCATCGACTTCGCCGATCATGTCTTCCGGCTTATCCACCACATTGGGAATGAGTGAAGCGCGCGCGCAGTTCTCAGCCATCTTCCTGTCGGCATAGCCTGTAAAGCAGATGTGAGTGATGTGAGCGCCCGGGATCGCCAGAGTCTCAGACGGCTGCTTGCCCAGATATGCAGGAATTGTGGGATACAGCTCCCTCGTCCATTTGTCCATTTCTTCTTTGTTGTAATTGTTGTACATGGCGCTCCAGGAGAAGGGATGCGCGTTGCCCTCAGACATGCCGAGGATACCGATTTTCAGTTCTTTGTCTCCGAGTGGAAATTGATTGGACATAGTGACACCTCGTTTTCTTATATTTTCCGGAATAATATCCTACTCTCACTATACAGGATACAAAGATGAAGTCAATATGCTTTTCAGACATAAATCGGCGGCTTTTGTCCGGATAGGACGATGAGATAAAAGGAAAATCTTGTTGACATTTTTGGAGGAAGATGTTAAGGTAAAATTGAATTATACGACTGACGGAAGTGGAATTGACCACAGGAAGTATAATGATTTGAGGCCGACCGTCTGGGCATATCTGCTTGGAGTGTGTATGGTCTTTTTTTAAACCCGTTAACAAGTGAGAAAAGGAGAAGAGTTCATGGAAATGTTATCACTGGAACAGGATCTGAAGAGTAATTCTTATCCCGGAAGAGGTATCGTGATCGGACGGTCCGGGGATGGGAAATCAGCCGTAACTGCTTATTTTATCATGGGCAGAAGTGAAAACAGCAGAAACCGTGTGTTTGTGGAAGATGGCGAGGGCATCCGCACGCAGGCATTTGACCCCTCGAAGCTGACAGACCCGAGCCTGATCATTTATGCGCCGGTGCGCGTTTTGGGCAATAAGACAATTGTGACGAATGGGGATCAGACGGATACGATTTATGAGGGAATGGACAAACAGCTGACCTTTGAACAGTCTCTGCGCATCCGTGAATTTGAGCCTGACGCTCCCAATTATACGCCGAGGATTTCCGGCATTTTGCATGTGGAGAACGGAACCTTCAGCTATGCCCTTTCGATTCTGAAGAGCAACAACGGTAATCCGGCACAGTGCAACCGCTTTACTTTTGCATATAATGAGTGTGTGGCCGGGGAAGGGCATTTTATCCATACCTATATGCATGACGGTAACCCGCTGCCGAGCTTTGAGGGCGAGCCGAAGCTGGTGGCCATTCCTGATGAGATCGGCGCTTTTACAGATATGCTGTGGGACAGCCTGAATGAGGACAACAAAGTATCCCTATTCGTCCGCTATATCGATATTGCAACCGGTAAATATGAGACTAAAATTGTTAATAAAAATTGCTGAGGAGGAATTTTCATGAAGGAACTGGAATTAAAATATGGATGTAACCCCAACCAGAAGCCGTCCCGGATCTATGTGGCGGACGGCGGCGACTTGCCCATTCAGGTGCTCTCCGGACGGCCCGGATATATCAATTTTCTGGATGCGTTCAACGGCTGGCAGCTGGTGCGTGAATTGGAGAAAGCCACAGGACTTCCGGCGGCGACCTCCTTTAAGCATGTGTCTCCTGCAGGAGCCGCCGTAGGCCTTCCCATGAGCGATGTTCTGAAGAAGATTTACTGGGTGGATGATATGGGCGAGCTTTCACCGCTGGCATGTGCCTATGCGAGAGCAAGAGGCGCTGACAGGATGTCTTCCTTTGGTGATTTTGTTTCTCTGTCAGATATATGTGATAAAGACACGGCTTCTCTGATTAAAAGAGAGGTTTCGGACGGAGTGATCGCGCCTGGATATACCGATGAAGCATTAGAGATTCTCAAAAGCAAGAAAAACGGCAATTATTGTGTAATCCAGATCGATGAGAATTATGTGCCCGCGCCTCTGGAACACAAAGAAGTGTTTGGCGTTACCTTTGAGCAGGGCAGGCAGGAACTGGTGATTGATGATGCGTTCCTGTCCAATGTAGTGACAGAGAAGAAAGACATTCCTGCGGAAGCGCTGAGAGATCTGAAGATCTCCCTGATTACCCTGAAATATACTCAGTCTAATTCTGTCTGCTTTGTCAAAGATGGACAGGCGATCGGCGTTGGCGCCGGACAGCAGTCAAGGGTTCACTGTACCCGCCTTGCCGGGCAGAAGGCCGACAACTGGTGGCTGCGCCAGTGCCCGAAGGTGCTGAACCTGCCCTTCGTAGACGGCATCCGCCGTGCGGACAGGGATAACGCGATTGATGTTTATATCGGCGAGGAGTACATGGATGTTCTGGCTGACGGCGCATGGCAGAAGATCTTCAAGGAGAAGCCAGAGGTTTTCACGAGAGAGGAAAAACGTGCCTGGCTGGATCAGATGACAGGCGTGACACTTGGTTCAGACGCCTTCTTCCCCTTCTCCGACAATATCGAAAGAGCGCATAAGAGCGGTGTGCAGTACGTAGCAGAGCCAGGAGGTTCCGTGCGTGATGATGCAGTGATCGAATGCTGCAATAAATATGGAATGGCAATGGCCTTCACAGGAATCCGTCTGTTCCATCACTGATTCTTACCGGGAAGCCGGATGATTGAAAAGAGGCTGCCGCAAAATATGAATTCCTGCAAGTGTAGTTCTTGCAGGAAGGATATATTTTGCAGCAGCCTCTTGATTATGCGTTTATACTCTCGTGAACCTGTCTGCGGTAACTGTCCGGGGTCAGGCCCAGCTGTTTGTAAAAGGCTTTGCAGAAGCTGCTGGGATATTCATACCCGATAAGCTCTGAAATCTGTGCGATGGGAAGCTTTGTCTCTTCCAGATACCGTTTGGCAAATTCCATGCGGATAAAAATGATTTTCTGGCGGAAGGTGGTGCCGCAGTATCGGTATACCAGCCTCTGGGCTTGTCTGGAACTGACATTTAGATATTCTGAAAGGTCATCAATCGTCACCGGCTGATTGTAATTTTCTGAGAAGAACACATCGATCTGTGCTGCAATCTGGAATTCCA includes:
- a CDS encoding Gfo/Idh/MocA family protein → MSNQFPLGDKELKIGILGMSEGNAHPFSWSAMYNNYNKEEMDKWTRELYPTIPAYLGKQPSETLAIPGAHITHICFTGYADRKMAENCARASLIPNVVDKPEDMIGEVDAVICATDIGAEHIERCRPFLEAGLPMFIDKPLVDNEEDLKTFVKWRDEGAHFISSSSMRYSKAMEPFYENHYEFGKLRYICSPMAKKWETYGIHAVEGMFNLLGRGFDSVQNTGTYESTMVHLHHESGCYVDIPMGIGMAGLGIMILGEGGSTLVKDGDSYYAFKKQMDNFVHYLRTGEEPCPFEDTIEMMKIIIAGIRSREEGGRKVMLSEIKER
- a CDS encoding IMP cyclohydrolase, with the protein product MEMLSLEQDLKSNSYPGRGIVIGRSGDGKSAVTAYFIMGRSENSRNRVFVEDGEGIRTQAFDPSKLTDPSLIIYAPVRVLGNKTIVTNGDQTDTIYEGMDKQLTFEQSLRIREFEPDAPNYTPRISGILHVENGTFSYALSILKSNNGNPAQCNRFTFAYNECVAGEGHFIHTYMHDGNPLPSFEGEPKLVAIPDEIGAFTDMLWDSLNEDNKVSLFVRYIDIATGKYETKIVNKNC
- a CDS encoding phosphoribosylaminoimidazolecarboxamide formyltransferase — encoded protein: MKELELKYGCNPNQKPSRIYVADGGDLPIQVLSGRPGYINFLDAFNGWQLVRELEKATGLPAATSFKHVSPAGAAVGLPMSDVLKKIYWVDDMGELSPLACAYARARGADRMSSFGDFVSLSDICDKDTASLIKREVSDGVIAPGYTDEALEILKSKKNGNYCVIQIDENYVPAPLEHKEVFGVTFEQGRQELVIDDAFLSNVVTEKKDIPAEALRDLKISLITLKYTQSNSVCFVKDGQAIGVGAGQQSRVHCTRLAGQKADNWWLRQCPKVLNLPFVDGIRRADRDNAIDVYIGEEYMDVLADGAWQKIFKEKPEVFTREEKRAWLDQMTGVTLGSDAFFPFSDNIERAHKSGVQYVAEPGGSVRDDAVIECCNKYGMAMAFTGIRLFHH